In Rhizorhabdus phycosphaerae, the genomic stretch CCGGATTCTGGTCGTGGACTTCAAGACCGGCCGCCGGGTGCCCGAACGGGTCGAGGACGCGCCGATCCACCATGTCCGGCAGATGGCGGCCTATGCGGCGGCGCTTCGCACCATCTTCCCGGACCGGGTGATCGAAGTCGGTCTGCTCTATACGGCAGGCCCGATCTTGCTGTCCGTGCCCGAGGCGCTGCTCGAGGCGCACAAGCCCGGCTTTAGGGCGGAGGAGCAAAACCACGCCCAAGGCCGTTGAGACTGTCGCGAGCGCAGCTTACATCTGCTGCCGAAGAGACAAGGAGTTTTCCCCCCGATGCCTACCAAAGCGATCAGCGATTCCTCGTTCCAGAGCGACGTGCTTCAGGCCGACAAGCCGGTGCTGGTCGACTTCTGGGCGGAGTGGTGCGGCCCGTGCAAGATGATCGGCCCGGCCCTCGAGGAGATTGCGGACGAGCTGGCCGACAAGGTCACCATCGCCAAGATCAACATCGACGACAATCCCGACGCCCCCAGCCAGTATGGTGTCCGTGGCATCCCGACGATGATTCTGTTCAAGAACGGCCAGCCGGCCGCGACCAAGGTCGGCGCCGCCCCGAAGAGCGCGCTCAAGGGCTGGCTCGAAGGCGAACTCTGATCCCGGCCTGACCGGCGGCGGGCGCAAGCCCGTCGCCGCTCAGTCGAACAGCACCGTCTTGGCGATATCCCACAGATCCGGCGTGCTCGCGGCGATCGCCCCCTTCCCCGCAACATCGAGCCGATAGTCCGCGCCATCGTTGCGCGCGATCCGGCCACCCGCTTCCTCCAGCATCAGCGCGCCCGCCGCATGGTCCCAGGGATGCGTGCGCTCATAGAGGGCGATGTCGTTCTGGCCGAGGATCAGCCGCGGATATTGCTCCCCCGCGCAGCGCGGAATGTCGACGATCTCCAGCCGCCCCTCGGCCCGCCGACGCACCTCGGCCTGCCGCTCCTCGGGCATGAAATAGGTCGCGATCGCCGCTTTGGGCAAAGCCCCTTCCGAACGGCGCGAAACCACCTTTTCGCCATCGATGTAGCAACCGCTACGCCGCGCCGCATGGCAGATCCGGCCGCTGACCGGATCGAGGATCCAGCCCGCCTCGCGCGCGCCGTCGACCGTTAGCCCTATCATGATCGCGAAGGGGCTACGGCCCTCGGTGAAATTGTTGGTGCCGTCGAGCGGATCTATGATCCAGGCGACGCCCTGTCCGATCCGGTCGACCACCCCGGGATCGAGCGCGGCGGCCTCCTCGCCGACGATGCGCGCCTCGGGCAGAAGCCGGGCCAGCGCCTCACCCAGAAAAGCCTCGGACTCGCGGTCGACGATCGTGACATAATCGCCGGGCGTCTTTTCCGAAAACTGGTCGGCCGTGAGACTGCGGAAACGCGGCATCATGATGTCGGACGCGACCGTCCGCATCAGGTCGAGGACAGGCTGGTAGAGCGCGTGCATCAGGTCAGCGGGATCATGACGGTTTCGGCATAGCCCGGGCGGACCTTCAGCCGCTCATACCAAGCCGCGACATGCGGACGATCGGGCCGGTCGATCGGCAGGCTGAACCAGCTGTGCACATAGACCCCCATCGGAATGTCGCCGATGCCGAATTCGTCGCCCGACAGCCAGGGCCGCCGCGCCAGCTCCGCATCGAGGATCGCCATGAGCTTTCCGGTCTCGACCGCAGAACGCTCGATCGCCGCCTGATCGCGTTCGGCCGGCGAGCGGCGGATCAGACTCAGGAAGGCATCGCGCTGCGCATCGGCAAAGCCGAACTGCCAGTCCATCCACCGGTCGCCCAGCGCGCGCGCCTGCGGGTCGGCCGGCCACAGCGCGGGGGCGTAGCGCGCGGCGAGATAGCGCAGGATCGCGTTCGACTCCCACAGGACGAAGCCATCATCCTCGATCGTCGGGATCAACCGGTTGGGGTTGAGCGCAAGATAGGCTTCGGTGAAGCCGAAGGCGCCGCCGATGTCGCGCCGTTCATGGTCGATGCCGGCCTCGATCGCGAGCCACGCCACCTTCTTCACATTGTGCGAGTTGAGCCGGCCCCAGAGGATCATCGCCATGGTCTCAGCTCCGATAGTCGGCGTTGATCGAGATATAGCCATGCGTCAGGTCGCAGGTCCACAGCGTCGCCCGCCCGTTGCCAAGGCCGATATCGACCCCGATCTCGATGTCCTGACCCTTGAGATGCGCCGCGACGGGCGCCTCGTCATAGCCCTCGACCGCGAGGCCGCCGGTCGCGACCTGGGTCGCGCCGAAGCGGATCGACAATTTGTCGCGCTCGGCCGGCTCGCCCGCCTTGCCGACCGCCATGACGACGCGGCCCCAATTGGCGTCCTCGCCCGCGATAGCGGTCTTCACCAGCGGCGAATTGGCGATCGACATGCCGATTCGGTGCGCGCTCTCGTCGTCGACCGCGCCCTCGACGCGAATCTCGATGAACTTCGACGCGCCTTCGCCATCGCGAACCACCTGCTGCGCCAGATCGAGGCAGATCTCTGCGAGCGCAGCTTCGAAAGCGTCGGCGCCGGCATCGTCCATCGAGGCCAGCGGCGCATTGCCCGCCTTGCCGGTCGCGAAGGCCAGCACGGTGTCGCTGGTAGAGGTGTCACCATCGACGGTGATGCAGGAGAAGCTGCGCCGATTGGCGCGGTCGAGCATCGCCTGGAGCAACGCCGGCTCGATCGCCGCGTCGGTGAAGACGAAGCCGAGCATCGTCGCCATGTCGGGGGCGATCATCCCCGAGCCCTTGATGATGCCGACCAGTTCGACCCGCGCACCGCCGACGATCGCCGACGCACGCGCGCCCTTGGCAAAGGTATCGGTCGTCATGATCGTTGCTGCGGCCTGTTCCCAGCCCGCCTCGGGCGCGCGCAGCACCGCGTCGATCCCGGCCTCGGCCTTGTCGATCGGCAACGGCACACCGATCACCCCGGTCGAGGCGACGAAGACGTCCGACGGCTGGCAGCCGAGCGCCCCGGCGACGCGCGCGGTGATCGCCTCGACCGCGGCGCGACCGCGGTTGCCGGTGAAGGCGTTGGAGTTTCCGGCGTTGACGACGAGCGCGCGTGCGCGGCCGAGCGGAAGCGCGGCGCGGCACCATTCGACTTCGGGCGAAGGGCATTTGCTTTGCGTGGTCACGCCCGCCACGGCGGTGCCCTCGTCGAACAGCGCAAAGGTCAGGTCGGCGCGGTCCCATGCCTTATATCCGGCGCGCGCCACGGCGACGCGGACGCCCGCGACGGGCGGCAGATCCGGGAAGGCGGCGGGGGCGAGCGGGGAACGGTCCATGGCGCAACTCCATATGGGTCGGGGGCGCTATAGGAGGCGCCGATGGCGTTTCAAATATCGCTCCGCGCAATTCTTCGCGCGCGACGTCGATTTATCGATTGCGGGCGGAACGAGTTTCGCCGAGCGCCGTTGGGCCTGCGAATTGACGTATCAGGGAACGGAACCTATCTGCACCCTGATCATTTGTGCGCCGGTCCCACGGCCGCGCGCATGTCCCTGTATCAAGGAATGCCCATGCTCGGCGGCCTCGCCAAAGCCATCTTCGGGTCGTCGAACGACCGCTATGTGAAGTCGCTGCGCCCGATCGTCCAGCGCATCGCCTCGTTCGAACCGACTCTCCAGGCCATGAACGACGAGGAGCTGGCGGCGCAGACCGTCAAGTTCCGCCAGCGCCTCGACGCCGGCGAGACGCTCGATTCGCTGCTGCCCGAGGCGTTCGCCACGGTGCGCGAAGCGGCACGGCG encodes the following:
- a CDS encoding glutathione S-transferase family protein — protein: MAMILWGRLNSHNVKKVAWLAIEAGIDHERRDIGGAFGFTEAYLALNPNRLIPTIEDDGFVLWESNAILRYLAARYAPALWPADPQARALGDRWMDWQFGFADAQRDAFLSLIRRSPAERDQAAIERSAVETGKLMAILDAELARRPWLSGDEFGIGDIPMGVYVHSWFSLPIDRPDRPHVAAWYERLKVRPGYAETVMIPLT
- the trxA gene encoding thioredoxin TrxA — protein: MPTKAISDSSFQSDVLQADKPVLVDFWAEWCGPCKMIGPALEEIADELADKVTIAKINIDDNPDAPSQYGVRGIPTMILFKNGQPAATKVGAAPKSALKGWLEGEL
- a CDS encoding inositol monophosphatase family protein yields the protein MHALYQPVLDLMRTVASDIMMPRFRSLTADQFSEKTPGDYVTIVDRESEAFLGEALARLLPEARIVGEEAAALDPGVVDRIGQGVAWIIDPLDGTNNFTEGRSPFAIMIGLTVDGAREAGWILDPVSGRICHAARRSGCYIDGEKVVSRRSEGALPKAAIATYFMPEERQAEVRRRAEGRLEIVDIPRCAGEQYPRLILGQNDIALYERTHPWDHAAGALMLEEAGGRIARNDGADYRLDVAGKGAIAASTPDLWDIAKTVLFD
- the argJ gene encoding bifunctional glutamate N-acetyltransferase/amino-acid acetyltransferase ArgJ; the protein is MDRSPLAPAAFPDLPPVAGVRVAVARAGYKAWDRADLTFALFDEGTAVAGVTTQSKCPSPEVEWCRAALPLGRARALVVNAGNSNAFTGNRGRAAVEAITARVAGALGCQPSDVFVASTGVIGVPLPIDKAEAGIDAVLRAPEAGWEQAAATIMTTDTFAKGARASAIVGGARVELVGIIKGSGMIAPDMATMLGFVFTDAAIEPALLQAMLDRANRRSFSCITVDGDTSTSDTVLAFATGKAGNAPLASMDDAGADAFEAALAEICLDLAQQVVRDGEGASKFIEIRVEGAVDDESAHRIGMSIANSPLVKTAIAGEDANWGRVVMAVGKAGEPAERDKLSIRFGATQVATGGLAVEGYDEAPVAAHLKGQDIEIGVDIGLGNGRATLWTCDLTHGYISINADYRS